The following proteins come from a genomic window of Lachnoclostridium phytofermentans ISDg:
- a CDS encoding glycoside hydrolase family 127 protein, which produces MNKLGSIPLKDICIQDEFWNRYVELVRKIIIPYQWDILNDNLEGVETSHSIMNFKIAAGREQGEFYGAVFQDTDLAKWIEAVAYSLATDPDSKLEELVDDVVELIEEAQCLDGYINTYFTIKEPDLRFTNLKEGHELYCAGHLMEAAVAYYKATGKERFIHIVERFADLICDEFSPEKNGAGYPGHQEVEIGLIKLYEVTGKKKYIEQARLFLERRGTSPNYFLEEEKNPKFKPIFPEFMHYDTAYSQSHKPIREQTTAEGHAVRAVYMYSAMADIAAAYNDKELLSVCETLWKNIVGKRMYLTGGIGSSGILERFTANYDLPNNSNYSETCASIGLALFGRRMAQITHNASYMDVVERALYNTVLAGIAMDGKSFFYVNPLEVWPGNCIKRTSKEHVKPIRQPWFGVACCPPNVARTLASLGEYIYFYDENSIWVNLFISNQTTVKLQNREATLRLATRFPYDGKVHMEVDGEEGFCGKLYIRIPEYAKEYCVFVNGLELTQKEITNGYLEIEITSSKKTIDMEFTLKPRMIRANPLVKEDIGKVAIMKGPLVYCMEEVDNESNLPAYYIDSDTELEEFYDDTLLKGTMVIQCDGKKMIQEEWENETLYSEHPVKFAEKKIKFIPYPYWANRKTGEMIVWIKEFV; this is translated from the coding sequence ATGAATAAATTAGGGAGCATTCCATTAAAAGACATTTGTATCCAAGATGAATTTTGGAATCGGTATGTTGAGCTTGTGAGAAAGATAATTATTCCATATCAATGGGATATCTTAAATGATAATTTAGAAGGCGTTGAAACGAGTCATAGCATTATGAATTTCAAAATTGCCGCTGGAAGAGAACAAGGGGAGTTCTATGGTGCAGTCTTTCAGGATACCGATTTAGCAAAGTGGATTGAGGCAGTTGCCTATTCACTTGCAACAGACCCAGATTCAAAATTGGAGGAATTGGTAGATGATGTAGTGGAACTTATTGAGGAAGCGCAATGTTTAGATGGCTACATTAATACTTACTTTACTATAAAGGAACCGGATCTTCGCTTTACAAATTTAAAAGAAGGTCATGAATTGTATTGTGCTGGGCATTTAATGGAGGCAGCTGTTGCTTATTATAAGGCAACTGGAAAGGAAAGATTTATACATATTGTAGAGAGATTTGCGGATTTAATTTGTGATGAATTTTCACCAGAAAAAAATGGTGCAGGGTATCCAGGACATCAGGAGGTAGAGATTGGATTAATCAAATTATATGAAGTCACAGGGAAGAAGAAGTACATTGAGCAAGCAAGATTATTTTTAGAAAGAAGAGGAACTTCCCCAAACTATTTTCTTGAGGAAGAAAAAAACCCAAAGTTTAAGCCTATATTTCCTGAGTTTATGCATTATGATACCGCCTATTCTCAATCCCACAAACCAATCCGTGAACAAACGACAGCAGAAGGTCATGCGGTACGGGCGGTATATATGTATTCTGCAATGGCTGACATTGCAGCAGCCTATAATGACAAAGAACTGTTAAGTGTTTGTGAAACCCTATGGAAGAATATTGTAGGAAAGCGTATGTATCTAACGGGTGGCATTGGTAGTTCCGGAATATTAGAACGTTTCACAGCAAATTATGATTTACCGAATAATTCTAACTATTCAGAAACATGCGCTTCGATTGGCCTTGCATTATTCGGAAGAAGAATGGCGCAGATAACACACAATGCATCTTATATGGATGTAGTTGAAAGAGCACTTTATAATACCGTGCTTGCGGGAATAGCAATGGATGGAAAAAGCTTTTTTTATGTAAACCCGTTAGAAGTTTGGCCTGGCAATTGCATTAAGAGAACTTCTAAAGAACATGTAAAACCGATACGTCAGCCATGGTTTGGTGTTGCTTGTTGCCCACCAAATGTAGCGAGAACATTGGCTTCACTTGGTGAGTATATCTACTTTTACGATGAGAACTCGATATGGGTTAACTTATTTATTTCAAATCAGACTACTGTAAAATTGCAAAACAGGGAAGCTACACTGCGGTTGGCAACAAGGTTTCCGTATGATGGCAAAGTTCATATGGAGGTGGATGGAGAGGAAGGGTTTTGTGGAAAACTTTATATACGAATTCCTGAATATGCTAAGGAGTATTGTGTATTTGTAAATGGTTTAGAATTGACCCAAAAAGAAATAACGAACGGTTATCTTGAAATAGAGATAACTTCTTCAAAGAAAACGATTGATATGGAGTTTACGTTGAAGCCACGGATGATTAGAGCGAATCCGCTAGTGAAAGAAGATATTGGGAAAGTGGCAATCATGAAGGGACCGCTAGTTTATTGTATGGAAGAGGTGGATAACGAATCAAACCTTCCAGCGTATTATATAGATTCAGATACTGAATTAGAAGAGTTTTATGATGATACGCTACTAAAGGGAACGATGGTGATTCAATGTGATGGAAAGAAAATGATACAAGAGGAATGGGAGAATGAAACTTTATATTCGGAACATCCCGTGAAATTTGCAGAGAAAAAAATTAAGTTTATACCATATCCATATTGGGCAAATCGAAAAACAGGAGAGATGATTGTTTGGATAAAAGAATTTGTATAA
- a CDS encoding LacI family DNA-binding transcriptional regulator, whose amino-acid sequence MAKIKEVAKACGVSIATVSNIMNGKGRVSEETKIKILEVARDMNYVPNMMAKNLKQRRSKVIGIITEDLTVFNCADIIDGIHELLDERGYSFILGNLRLYKKYNNEFYHNENYNNQIQEEFRIMESAQVAGIIYVCAHCREIKFIPKLENIPIVLAYGFSRDPNIPSFIFDDEQAAYDATNELIHNGHKKIGLITGEKFSLHTIERAKGYQRALYEAGILYNPNLSYEGDWTREKGYEAAKSLLEVGTTAIFSMNDEMAAGVYDYISTVGLKAGQDVALIGFDNRELCTAFTPALTTVSIPLSEIGHRSADAMIHMLENDIAECEQINYVTCKLMRRDSIYEVKEV is encoded by the coding sequence ATGGCGAAGATTAAAGAAGTTGCAAAAGCTTGCGGTGTCTCCATTGCTACAGTTTCTAACATAATGAACGGAAAAGGAAGGGTAAGTGAGGAGACAAAAATTAAAATACTGGAAGTCGCGAGAGATATGAATTATGTCCCCAATATGATGGCAAAAAATTTGAAGCAGCGAAGATCTAAAGTGATAGGAATAATTACAGAAGATCTAACAGTGTTCAATTGTGCAGATATTATTGATGGTATTCATGAGTTATTAGATGAAAGAGGGTACTCATTTATCTTAGGTAATTTAAGATTATATAAAAAATATAATAATGAATTTTATCATAATGAAAATTATAACAACCAGATTCAAGAAGAGTTTCGTATTATGGAGAGCGCTCAAGTTGCTGGTATAATATATGTATGCGCACATTGTAGAGAAATAAAGTTCATACCCAAATTGGAGAATATACCAATCGTACTTGCATATGGATTCTCAAGAGATCCCAATATACCGTCCTTTATTTTTGATGATGAACAAGCTGCTTATGATGCAACAAATGAATTAATTCATAATGGTCACAAAAAAATTGGGTTAATTACTGGAGAAAAATTCAGCTTACATACTATTGAGAGAGCAAAAGGCTATCAAAGGGCATTATATGAAGCGGGTATTCTATATAATCCTAATCTTAGCTATGAAGGCGATTGGACTAGAGAAAAGGGATATGAGGCAGCGAAAAGTTTACTGGAAGTCGGTACAACTGCTATTTTTTCAATGAATGATGAGATGGCAGCAGGTGTATATGATTATATAAGTACAGTAGGCCTTAAGGCCGGACAAGATGTCGCGCTGATAGGATTTGATAATAGAGAGCTATGTACTGCATTTACTCCAGCGCTTACCACAGTTTCAATACCATTAAGTGAGATTGGCCATCGATCTGCTGATGCTATGATACATATGTTAGAAAATGATATAGCAGAGTGCGAGCAGATTAACTATGTAACATGTAAACTAATGCGTAGGGATTCCATCTATGAGGTGAAAGAAGTCTAG
- a CDS encoding LPXTG cell wall anchor domain-containing protein — MRKLRKSIATILAALAVMSLFSVNAFAASDLMKDGKMVSGGFVNAGEEAEGCVKGPGNWTQLNMGDYEVNAKYLHIVMKATGATAAAQIVVSDTATFNLNDLGITLTEEYQDVVLPVDENGVAVISWVNFMGLDGGSSVYYVKDAFLSDDQASSLGTTVAETPTAAETTSNTALPKTGENMMPVAILLGIVACAGVVFVVTKKRERA, encoded by the coding sequence ATGAGAAAATTAAGAAAATCTATTGCAACAATTTTAGCAGCACTTGCTGTTATGTCCTTGTTTTCCGTGAATGCATTTGCAGCTTCGGACCTAATGAAGGATGGAAAAATGGTAAGTGGCGGATTTGTGAATGCAGGAGAAGAAGCAGAAGGATGCGTAAAGGGACCTGGTAACTGGACACAGCTTAACATGGGCGATTACGAAGTAAATGCGAAGTACTTACATATAGTGATGAAAGCGACAGGAGCCACAGCTGCTGCACAAATCGTAGTTTCAGATACTGCAACCTTTAATTTAAATGATCTTGGTATCACTTTAACAGAAGAATACCAGGATGTAGTTCTTCCAGTAGATGAGAATGGTGTTGCGGTAATTTCTTGGGTTAACTTTATGGGGCTTGACGGTGGAAGTAGTGTATATTACGTTAAAGATGCATTTTTATCTGATGACCAAGCTTCAAGTTTAGGAACTACAGTAGCTGAAACGCCTACAGCTGCAGAAACAACAAGCAATACAGCTTTACCAAAGACTGGAGAGAATATGATGCCAGTTGCTATACTACTTGGTATCGTGGCATGTGCTGGTGTAGTATTTGTAGTTACAAAAAAGAGAGAAAGAGCATAG
- a CDS encoding DEAD/DEAH box helicase gives MREIGIRKTHDRLTNKLVDYIKAQYFAENDLLTDAADELLFNEDTIFQEPFIEVTKNYKMSQDGFNSSRLDLERKNILNQLTNAELGVFVTPFNHQIKAIEQYYSSHDVMVTTGTGSGKTECFLWPILTDLIYEARTNEASWEQEGIRALVLYPMNALVSDQLGRMRNIIGRKKDDAYHKILCNGKYKRRARFGMYTGRTPYAGNDNADKNKDLGKVIEKNYLKSEVYEELLKVGRIPSKDLTKFAEHLSRGVQVTGKLDSELYTRGEMQKICPDILITNYSMLEYMLMRPIEEELWSKTIKWLNASEDNKLLLVIDEAHMYRGASGGEVALLIRRLMNKLNISSNKMKCILTSASVPYDKNDELQKFACGLTGRVYQENQFSIVREEIKAIKNAKRGTYEQAQSYAGLSLESLQSEVALRKGEYEKISRMNQWSKIPKDEIEISRWLYDNLSCDSLMKQIITICEKGAKPLSKIAKEVFEDNVPKQLAEQALERLLQLGITAKSSTNKVLLGSKVHMMFKGLQGIYVCTNPNCKKLHSGMGIYLGYISSKYTETCPECNGRMYELMMDRRCGTLYIRAFDDQNIENYDGLEFLWSRNNQIMKEPKEIHLWIMPEGRIDFFKLGKKTGKAKKNSTVGYLDSKTGLLFRDESHAGDEGYLKVLISSTFNEDVLAFTFNTCPNCGRDHNKITPFLTRGNEPFANIVKEQFEVQPDIKSELKNGGKKVLLFSDSRQRAATLARDMTIASDGDSGRQAIFMAQKLLDDSSGESTIDLLYYAFLKVVYDNKLSFFYGKEKEMFKRQLKKYEELYSSRTIRKFDRLKSNIGNPPDMFYQLLLKNISDSYRSLNNLGLAQVVLADQGDAGEEIEYQILEKVENLTGISGTDVYSIYNTWIQYLIVNKIAIFPEIGDDVRDSILAYERGRFGIDEIAKFPEFLNDIIKEKYDESVIQALIDRFDDITQILQSPGRNHNRRYLFGTRLILKAAENSEWIKCDRCAGISTYTLWGHCIYCGSTEYVRKVDDEHFKRYLLWRKPVIDALNRERIHNIITEEHTAQLSYKDNKKDVWGTTEKYELAFRNITLNEDEEPIDVLSCTTTMEVGIDIGSLTSVGLRNVPPMRENYQQRAGRAGRAGAAVSSIVTYTENGPHDSWYFKHPEQIISGIPRTPWIDDKNTKLIRRHINLIFLQEFFYTIRSGLDVIRTLDFFSYEDKYNYIEFLRWLKERIPMSYERQRVLIPTGDFNWKGYYKEISKTLENIADKVDEAPFIFEQTSRSDENESDSVRLIDVLFSEGVLPNYSFPRNIVHFWIEDLYGNVKESPERSVDIALSEYAPGRSLVVNKQTYISGGIYDHYTKYHREYKYKAAEPWLELDEYKKVVSCCTNPLCGWFGVNETYDECPLCKNTLEKHTMIKPWGFTAREGKSIPETHESQELSYVSVPSYSSMPSGIVMSKVGSAGYAEIENRENQKLVIVNRGPEDKGFEMCSICGAIEPSIGQPSDRNNRKRPYRNLYIKDDTMRCHHNYSNIFLGYEFNTDMMVLVIKLDSNKVDLSTGFNIWLIPALTTFAEALVLAASRELDVEFSDVKSGYRIRMVGSDIYADIYLYDGLSSGAGYAVKVSEVIESVLNRMKEIFEGCNCSASCPNCLEHYWNQRNKGKLDRFLGKDFLEFITSGKLRTEVTSQEKKYYIDQINHIAQLQGYGIIFFNRNGKYIINSRQGEKEVIIYPSMCNSEIFEGTDKLFLSDRLCRYAMPEIWNKVRNEVW, from the coding sequence ATGAGAGAGATAGGAATAAGAAAAACACATGATCGGTTAACAAACAAATTAGTTGATTATATTAAGGCACAGTATTTTGCTGAGAATGATTTGCTTACCGATGCAGCAGATGAGCTTCTATTTAATGAAGATACAATATTTCAGGAGCCATTTATTGAAGTTACCAAGAACTATAAAATGTCACAAGATGGTTTTAATTCTTCAAGATTAGATTTGGAACGAAAGAATATTCTAAATCAATTAACTAATGCTGAATTAGGTGTTTTTGTAACACCATTCAATCACCAGATAAAAGCAATAGAGCAATATTATTCTTCTCATGATGTTATGGTAACTACGGGAACAGGTTCAGGTAAAACAGAATGTTTCTTATGGCCAATTTTAACAGATTTAATATATGAAGCAAGAACGAATGAAGCTTCCTGGGAACAAGAAGGGATAAGAGCATTAGTGCTATATCCAATGAATGCATTAGTCTCTGACCAGCTAGGAAGAATGAGAAATATTATCGGTAGAAAAAAAGATGATGCATATCATAAAATACTTTGCAATGGTAAGTATAAGCGGAGAGCCAGATTCGGGATGTATACAGGAAGAACACCGTATGCAGGAAATGATAATGCGGATAAAAATAAAGATCTTGGTAAGGTAATAGAAAAGAATTATCTAAAGTCAGAAGTATATGAAGAGTTATTAAAAGTTGGCCGAATTCCTTCAAAAGATTTAACGAAGTTTGCTGAACATTTATCAAGGGGAGTTCAAGTTACGGGAAAATTGGATTCAGAATTGTATACACGTGGAGAAATGCAAAAAATCTGTCCGGATATTCTTATTACAAATTATTCCATGTTAGAATATATGTTAATGCGTCCGATTGAAGAGGAATTATGGAGTAAAACAATTAAATGGCTAAATGCATCTGAGGATAACAAATTGTTACTTGTCATTGATGAAGCACATATGTATCGAGGAGCCTCGGGTGGTGAGGTAGCTTTACTGATACGAAGATTAATGAATAAATTAAATATTTCATCTAATAAAATGAAGTGTATTCTTACAAGTGCTAGCGTTCCATATGATAAAAATGATGAATTGCAAAAGTTTGCTTGCGGTCTTACGGGAAGAGTATATCAAGAAAATCAATTTTCTATTGTAAGAGAAGAAATAAAAGCAATTAAAAATGCAAAGCGTGGAACATATGAACAAGCGCAGAGTTATGCGGGATTATCATTAGAAAGTCTTCAGTCAGAAGTTGCATTACGAAAAGGTGAATATGAAAAAATAAGTAGAATGAATCAATGGAGTAAAATCCCAAAAGATGAAATAGAAATATCACGCTGGTTATATGACAATCTATCTTGTGATTCTTTGATGAAGCAAATTATTACGATTTGTGAAAAGGGAGCAAAGCCATTATCAAAAATAGCAAAAGAGGTTTTCGAAGATAATGTGCCAAAACAACTTGCTGAACAAGCACTTGAAAGGTTACTGCAATTAGGTATTACAGCAAAATCCAGTACAAATAAGGTGTTACTGGGATCTAAGGTTCATATGATGTTCAAAGGATTACAGGGAATATATGTTTGTACCAACCCTAATTGCAAAAAACTGCATTCTGGTATGGGGATTTACCTTGGATATATTTCTAGTAAATATACAGAGACTTGTCCAGAATGTAATGGAAGAATGTATGAATTAATGATGGATCGTCGATGTGGTACCTTATATATAAGAGCATTTGATGATCAGAATATTGAAAATTATGATGGTCTTGAATTCCTTTGGTCTAGAAATAACCAGATTATGAAAGAGCCTAAAGAAATTCATCTATGGATTATGCCAGAGGGTAGAATTGATTTTTTTAAACTAGGAAAGAAGACAGGAAAAGCAAAAAAGAATTCAACGGTTGGATATCTTGATTCAAAGACTGGCCTTCTATTTAGAGATGAATCACATGCAGGGGACGAAGGATATTTAAAAGTATTGATTTCAAGTACCTTTAATGAGGATGTATTAGCATTTACATTCAACACTTGCCCGAATTGTGGTAGAGATCATAATAAAATAACTCCATTTTTAACAAGAGGTAATGAACCCTTTGCCAATATAGTAAAAGAACAATTTGAGGTTCAACCAGATATAAAGTCAGAGTTAAAAAATGGAGGAAAGAAAGTATTGCTTTTTTCTGATAGTAGACAAAGAGCAGCTACTTTAGCACGTGATATGACAATTGCTTCAGATGGTGATTCAGGCAGACAAGCAATCTTTATGGCACAAAAACTTTTAGATGATAGCTCCGGAGAAAGTACAATCGACTTGTTATATTATGCTTTTCTAAAAGTCGTGTATGATAATAAGCTTAGCTTCTTTTATGGAAAAGAAAAGGAGATGTTCAAGAGGCAGCTAAAGAAATATGAAGAACTTTATTCATCTCGAACTATTCGGAAATTCGATAGACTCAAGTCTAATATAGGAAATCCACCAGATATGTTTTATCAGTTACTATTAAAGAATATTAGTGATAGTTATAGATCATTGAATAACTTAGGTTTAGCACAGGTAGTATTAGCTGATCAAGGGGACGCGGGAGAGGAAATTGAATACCAAATTCTTGAGAAAGTTGAAAATTTAACAGGTATCTCAGGTACAGATGTATACAGCATCTATAATACTTGGATTCAATATTTAATTGTTAATAAAATTGCCATTTTCCCTGAAATAGGCGATGATGTAAGAGATAGTATTTTAGCATATGAGCGAGGGAGATTTGGTATTGATGAAATTGCAAAATTCCCAGAATTTCTAAATGATATTATCAAAGAAAAATATGATGAATCAGTAATTCAAGCTTTAATTGATAGGTTTGATGATATAACACAAATATTACAGTCGCCAGGAAGAAACCATAATCGTAGATATCTATTTGGAACAAGATTAATCCTTAAAGCGGCAGAAAATTCAGAATGGATTAAATGCGATCGCTGTGCAGGAATATCTACTTATACTTTGTGGGGGCATTGCATATATTGCGGTAGTACAGAGTATGTACGCAAGGTAGATGATGAACATTTTAAAAGATATCTATTATGGAGAAAGCCTGTAATAGATGCTCTTAATAGGGAGAGAATTCATAATATCATTACGGAAGAGCATACGGCACAATTATCTTATAAAGATAACAAGAAAGATGTATGGGGTACTACAGAAAAGTATGAATTAGCATTTCGAAATATTACACTCAATGAGGATGAAGAACCAATTGATGTGCTAAGTTGCACAACAACAATGGAAGTGGGAATTGATATTGGTTCACTTACAAGTGTAGGTTTAAGGAATGTTCCTCCAATGCGAGAAAATTATCAGCAGAGAGCAGGACGTGCAGGACGTGCAGGTGCAGCTGTATCATCTATTGTAACATATACAGAAAATGGACCTCACGATTCATGGTATTTTAAACATCCAGAGCAGATTATATCAGGTATACCAAGAACTCCATGGATTGATGATAAGAATACAAAATTAATTAGACGGCATATTAATTTAATATTTTTGCAGGAATTTTTCTATACAATACGAAGCGGTTTAGATGTGATTAGAACATTGGATTTCTTTAGTTATGAGGATAAATATAATTATATTGAATTCCTAAGATGGTTAAAAGAAAGAATACCAATGTCATATGAGAGACAAAGAGTATTAATTCCAACGGGAGATTTTAATTGGAAAGGGTATTATAAAGAGATTAGTAAGACACTAGAAAACATCGCAGATAAAGTTGATGAGGCACCTTTTATATTTGAACAAACTTCCAGATCTGATGAGAATGAATCAGATTCAGTACGATTAATTGATGTCCTATTTTCTGAAGGTGTACTTCCAAATTATAGCTTTCCACGTAATATCGTACATTTCTGGATAGAGGACTTATATGGTAATGTTAAAGAGAGTCCAGAACGAAGTGTGGATATAGCCCTAAGTGAATATGCTCCAGGAAGATCTCTTGTAGTAAACAAACAAACATACATTTCAGGTGGTATATATGATCATTATACCAAGTATCATAGAGAATATAAGTACAAAGCAGCTGAGCCATGGCTAGAGTTAGATGAATATAAAAAGGTAGTATCATGTTGTACTAATCCGTTATGTGGATGGTTTGGCGTAAATGAAACTTATGATGAGTGTCCACTGTGTAAGAATACGTTAGAGAAGCATACAATGATTAAACCTTGGGGGTTTACAGCAAGAGAAGGAAAGTCAATTCCTGAAACACACGAGAGTCAGGAATTGTCATATGTGAGCGTACCTTCATATTCATCAATGCCATCAGGTATTGTAATGAGTAAAGTAGGTTCAGCTGGTTATGCAGAAATAGAGAATAGAGAAAATCAAAAATTAGTTATTGTAAATCGCGGCCCAGAGGACAAAGGATTTGAGATGTGTTCAATATGTGGAGCAATTGAACCTAGTATTGGACAACCTTCTGACAGGAATAATAGGAAAAGACCATATAGAAACCTATATATCAAAGATGATACCATGAGATGCCATCATAATTATTCAAATATTTTCTTAGGATATGAGTTTAATACAGATATGATGGTTCTTGTAATTAAACTCGATAGTAACAAAGTTGATCTAAGTACAGGATTTAATATTTGGTTGATTCCAGCATTGACTACCTTTGCAGAAGCACTAGTATTAGCAGCGAGCAGAGAGCTTGATGTAGAATTTAGTGATGTTAAAAGTGGTTATCGTATTAGGATGGTAGGTAGTGATATTTATGCAGATATTTATCTATACGATGGATTGAGCTCAGGTGCTGGATATGCAGTCAAGGTATCAGAGGTAATTGAATCTGTATTAAATAGAATGAAAGAGATATTTGAAGGATGCAATTGTTCAGCTTCGTGTCCTAACTGTCTTGAGCATTATTGGAATCAGCGAAATAAGGGAAAGTTAGATCGGTTCCTAGGAAAAGATTTTTTAGAGTTTATTACTAGTGGTAAATTGAGAACAGAAGTAACATCACAAGAAAAAAAATATTATATAGATCAAATAAACCATATAGCACAACTACAAGGCTACGGGATTATTTTCTTCAATCGAAACGGAAAATATATTATCAATAGCAGACAGGGAGAAAAAGAAGTGATTATTTATCCTTCAATGTGTAATAGTGAAATATTTGAAGGTACAGATAAACTTTTCTTATCGGATCGATTATGCAGATATGCTATGCCAGAAATATGGAATAAAGTTAGAAATGAGGTGTGGTAA
- a CDS encoding ABC transporter substrate-binding protein, protein MKVTKKILAVMLTTILAVSLVACGKDAKDTGNGKSSKDGKVKITYSMWGSADEGAVTQKLADKFNASQDRIEVDVLAIPWENYMTKLNTMATAKELPDTGIMSEAGVLQWAEQGMLADISTMYGKNDSKPLDSLAFRYQGKTVAYSAANEVLLLYYNKDMFDKAGATYPPASVDNAWTWEEFVSTAKKLTLDKNGKHPDEKGFDEQNIVQYGCLVENLAWQLELWPMSNGAGYYSSDGSEVTIDNQASIEAIQKVADLYLVDHVAPLSTGATDDSIQRSIISGTCAMGTGGAWNVGTCLASAREEGLNYGVAVLPYMKEKLTLCTGGPNVVFSQTKHPEEAMEWLKWYYQEENSWSLIETGIWMPILQKWYTDETMTHKWVDNKNFPPYEEYKSAVVDYAMKNSKSASWYYVNNTVDFNNLVTSILGEVWTGKVTAQEAITKNMEALKTAYKGTAK, encoded by the coding sequence ATGAAAGTAACTAAGAAGATTCTTGCCGTAATGCTCACAACTATTTTGGCAGTTAGCTTAGTAGCTTGTGGAAAGGATGCAAAAGACACGGGTAATGGCAAATCCTCAAAGGACGGAAAAGTTAAGATTACATATTCTATGTGGGGGAGTGCAGATGAGGGAGCTGTAACGCAGAAACTAGCAGATAAGTTTAATGCCTCACAGGATCGAATCGAGGTCGATGTTCTCGCAATCCCATGGGAAAACTACATGACAAAGTTAAATACTATGGCAACTGCAAAAGAATTACCAGATACCGGTATTATGTCGGAAGCAGGGGTTCTTCAATGGGCAGAACAGGGAATGCTTGCTGATATTAGTACGATGTATGGAAAAAACGATAGCAAGCCGCTAGATAGCCTTGCTTTCCGCTATCAAGGAAAAACCGTTGCTTACTCTGCAGCAAACGAAGTTCTTTTGCTTTATTATAACAAAGACATGTTTGATAAAGCAGGTGCCACTTATCCTCCAGCGTCTGTTGATAATGCTTGGACCTGGGAAGAATTTGTTAGCACTGCAAAGAAACTTACCTTAGATAAAAATGGAAAGCATCCTGATGAAAAGGGATTTGATGAGCAAAATATAGTTCAATACGGCTGTCTAGTAGAGAACTTAGCATGGCAACTTGAGCTATGGCCAATGAGCAATGGAGCTGGATACTATTCAAGCGATGGATCAGAAGTAACAATTGATAATCAAGCTAGTATTGAAGCTATCCAAAAAGTTGCGGATTTGTACTTAGTAGACCATGTTGCACCTCTCTCGACAGGAGCAACAGATGATAGTATACAGCGTTCCATTATTTCCGGTACTTGTGCTATGGGAACAGGAGGTGCTTGGAATGTGGGAACCTGTCTTGCATCAGCACGTGAAGAGGGATTAAATTATGGTGTTGCAGTATTACCTTACATGAAAGAAAAGCTAACCTTATGTACCGGTGGACCAAATGTCGTATTTTCGCAGACAAAACATCCAGAAGAAGCAATGGAGTGGTTAAAGTGGTATTATCAAGAAGAAAATAGCTGGTCCTTGATTGAAACTGGTATCTGGATGCCAATCCTCCAAAAATGGTATACGGATGAAACGATGACTCATAAATGGGTAGACAATAAGAACTTCCCTCCATATGAGGAATATAAGAGTGCAGTTGTTGATTATGCTATGAAGAATTCTAAGTCTGCGTCCTGGTATTATGTAAATAATACAGTTGATTTTAATAACTTAGTCACCTCAATTTTAGGTGAAGTTTGGACTGGTAAAGTCACTGCACAGGAAGCAATTACAAAAAATATGGAAGCCTTAAAAACAGCTTATAAGGGAACGGCAAAGTAA